From one Trueperella pyogenes genomic stretch:
- a CDS encoding glycosyltransferase: MPAMIFHAAYRLNPASVSASAIRPIQMKAAFAEAGFDVFDLTGTAAERAAKFAKLKDAVSAGQTFDFMYSESSTIPPMIGDPNHFPHPLIDARIFAWLVQKTIPCSVFYRDIYWRFADYVARVGKPLASAMRQMYKAELFLYRRYMTKIYVPSLEMAAKVPQLDGAPVAALPPGGINTDAVAPPSPLHLLYVGGIGAHYQLDELVAALKISPQAQLTICTSRDRWEAAAGQYGIDDCPNIQVVHRSGRELIELYRQANVAAIMVDPSHYWQFAVPVKLFEYVNYGKPILVSRSTLAAEIVEKNGWGWAIDNDRGVIARALAELPASDIEQTTARVEAARSAHTWVARAKQVARDLS, from the coding sequence ATGCCCGCGATGATTTTCCACGCCGCCTACCGGCTCAACCCGGCGTCCGTATCGGCCTCGGCAATACGGCCCATCCAGATGAAAGCGGCCTTCGCCGAGGCCGGCTTTGACGTGTTTGACCTCACCGGGACCGCCGCTGAACGTGCGGCGAAGTTCGCCAAGCTGAAGGACGCAGTTAGTGCGGGTCAGACTTTCGATTTCATGTATTCGGAGTCCTCCACCATCCCGCCCATGATCGGCGACCCGAATCACTTCCCCCATCCCCTCATCGACGCCCGCATCTTCGCCTGGCTTGTGCAGAAGACAATCCCGTGTTCCGTCTTTTACCGCGATATCTATTGGCGTTTTGCCGACTACGTCGCCCGCGTGGGCAAACCGCTCGCCAGCGCGATGCGCCAGATGTACAAAGCCGAGCTTTTCCTCTATCGCCGCTACATGACCAAGATCTACGTCCCCTCCCTCGAGATGGCAGCCAAAGTGCCGCAGCTGGATGGGGCTCCGGTCGCTGCCCTGCCCCCAGGCGGCATTAATACCGACGCCGTAGCACCTCCGTCTCCCCTCCATCTCCTCTACGTCGGCGGCATCGGAGCCCATTATCAGCTCGATGAACTCGTTGCCGCTCTGAAGATCAGCCCGCAGGCACAACTCACGATCTGTACCTCGCGAGATCGGTGGGAGGCGGCAGCCGGGCAATACGGCATAGACGACTGCCCCAACATCCAGGTCGTCCACCGCAGCGGCCGCGAGCTCATTGAGCTTTACCGCCAGGCCAACGTCGCCGCTATCATGGTCGATCCCAGTCATTATTGGCAGTTTGCGGTGCCCGTCAAGCTATTCGAATATGTCAATTACGGCAAGCCTATCCTCGTCAGCCGGTCTACCCTCGCCGCCGAGATCGTCGAGAAGAACGGCTGGGGTTGGGCGATCGATAACGACCGCGGCGTCATCGCACGTGCCCTGGCCGAGCTCCCTGCCAGCGATATCGAGCAGACGACCGCACGCGTCGAGGCGGCCAGGAGCGCGCACACCTGGGTCGCGCGGGCCAAGCAGGTTGCCCGCGATTTAAGCTAA
- a CDS encoding glycosyltransferase, whose product MHVLWTPSWYPSPDQPLNGSFFAEQVRMLREAAMEVGVLALDPHSFWQGRPGSVEIDEADRLLRRSVPVLPKGIFPGDQALTGYYAGPLARAYEQRYGRPDLIHAHSVFPGLLLARALAARWGVPYGLTEHRPSSLTRNRRYPRFGAIAKALKEARFRLTVSAGMARQASDFYGLDFDVLPLPVSAEFTQVEPTRGADGTFVFLHVSMLDRNKRPAETIAAFARVHKKHPATRLLIAGGKADRIGELRKVAGRAGVADSVTFLGEIARCDVPTLMANADCHVLFSAQEAAGVVFSEAHAAGTPSIGSATVGGSFQICPDTGVVVPIDDVEALAAAMGAMIEAKAAGKFARPRVRAAVLSTVGAQAYVRHTRRIYQAAVGSL is encoded by the coding sequence ATGCATGTTTTATGGACGCCGTCGTGGTATCCGAGCCCCGACCAGCCCCTCAATGGCAGTTTTTTCGCTGAGCAGGTGCGCATGCTGCGCGAGGCTGCCATGGAGGTCGGCGTGCTCGCCCTCGACCCGCATTCCTTCTGGCAGGGCAGGCCAGGTTCTGTCGAGATCGACGAGGCCGATCGCCTCCTGCGGCGATCGGTGCCGGTTCTTCCCAAGGGCATCTTCCCAGGTGACCAAGCCTTGACTGGCTACTACGCCGGCCCACTGGCGCGGGCTTACGAGCAACGATACGGGCGCCCCGATCTGATCCACGCCCATTCGGTCTTCCCTGGGCTGCTGCTGGCTCGCGCCTTGGCAGCGCGCTGGGGTGTGCCCTACGGGCTGACCGAACACCGCCCCTCCTCGCTGACAAGAAACCGGCGATACCCGCGCTTTGGCGCGATTGCAAAGGCGCTTAAAGAAGCGCGTTTTCGATTGACCGTCTCCGCCGGGATGGCACGCCAGGCGAGCGACTTTTACGGCCTGGATTTCGACGTGTTGCCGTTGCCAGTTTCCGCGGAGTTTACTCAGGTAGAGCCGACCCGAGGCGCGGATGGGACCTTTGTTTTCCTCCACGTGTCCATGCTCGATCGCAACAAGCGGCCAGCGGAAACGATCGCGGCCTTTGCCCGTGTCCACAAGAAACATCCCGCAACCCGGCTGCTCATCGCAGGCGGGAAAGCCGACCGCATCGGCGAACTGCGCAAGGTGGCGGGCCGCGCCGGCGTCGCCGACAGCGTGACCTTCCTGGGCGAAATTGCCCGCTGTGACGTGCCTACCCTCATGGCCAACGCGGACTGCCACGTGTTGTTCTCCGCGCAGGAGGCCGCCGGCGTCGTCTTTTCTGAGGCGCATGCGGCGGGCACGCCGTCGATCGGCTCGGCCACAGTTGGCGGCAGTTTCCAGATTTGCCCGGATACCGGCGTCGTGGTGCCGATCGACGACGTCGAGGCGCTCGCTGCGGCCATGGGCGCGATGATCGAGGCGAAAGCCGCAGGCAAATTCGCTCGCCCACGTGTGCGCGCCGCCGTGCTCTCCACTGTCGGTGCGCAGGCATATGTGCGCCACACGCGCAGGATCTACCAGGCGGCTGTCGGAAGTCTTTGA
- a CDS encoding lipopolysaccharide biosynthesis protein — protein sequence MRSRYRLLIASLESRPFLKNVLTLVSGTAAAQAVGIVLAIPLAWLYSPEAFGLFAILQAIVAVLASIASARYDLAIVLPERDVEARVLMTLASRSILVVSLVSAGVLLGMSSWFEAKYGSAALGRWMWTGGILTYLAAQVANLQFWYTRKTQYKVIALNRVLQTTGVALFQLPAYVFLPDFRGLLVGSVLGQLLALVFLSYRVRREETDMSQAPSVGQMAKEHWRMPVYNGPTALIDGIRGNGIVMIMGLAGANVTGQYGQASRMMQVPLSFITASVTQVFFQRLATIRPGEMTPLIRQAVRKLALAGFLPFLVLGIIAPWLFPFVFGPQWDQAGYFAQAITPWMFMLVMTSPISNIFIITDTQNWLLAFSVIYTAATLGVLALSPWSMLATVWVMSLVNTALLAMMLAVAVAAALRFDRRGDRRREPLA from the coding sequence ATGAGATCCCGCTACCGCCTGCTGATCGCCAGTCTCGAGTCTCGGCCGTTCTTGAAGAACGTACTCACGCTCGTTTCTGGGACAGCCGCCGCGCAGGCTGTGGGCATTGTGCTCGCGATCCCGCTTGCCTGGCTCTACTCGCCGGAAGCCTTTGGGCTCTTCGCTATCCTCCAGGCGATCGTGGCCGTCCTGGCGTCGATCGCCTCAGCGCGCTACGACTTGGCGATCGTCTTGCCGGAGCGCGACGTCGAAGCGCGCGTCTTGATGACCTTGGCGAGCCGTTCGATCCTCGTCGTCTCGCTCGTCAGCGCTGGCGTGCTGTTGGGGATGTCGTCGTGGTTCGAGGCGAAATACGGCTCAGCGGCTTTGGGCCGCTGGATGTGGACGGGTGGAATCCTGACCTATCTGGCTGCGCAGGTGGCAAACCTGCAGTTTTGGTACACGCGCAAGACCCAATACAAGGTCATTGCGCTTAACCGCGTCTTGCAGACGACCGGCGTCGCGCTCTTTCAGCTCCCAGCCTACGTGTTTCTTCCCGACTTTCGCGGCCTGCTGGTGGGAAGCGTATTGGGTCAGCTACTCGCGCTCGTCTTCTTGAGTTACCGCGTGCGCAGGGAAGAGACGGACATGTCGCAGGCCCCGAGCGTGGGGCAGATGGCCAAAGAACACTGGCGGATGCCGGTCTACAACGGCCCGACTGCGCTCATCGACGGCATTCGCGGCAATGGAATCGTCATGATCATGGGATTGGCGGGCGCAAATGTGACGGGGCAATACGGCCAGGCCTCCCGGATGATGCAGGTCCCGCTGAGCTTCATCACGGCGTCGGTCACGCAGGTTTTCTTCCAACGGCTCGCCACGATTCGCCCCGGTGAGATGACGCCGCTGATTCGTCAGGCGGTGAGGAAGCTCGCCCTGGCGGGATTTTTACCCTTTCTCGTGTTGGGGATCATCGCCCCGTGGCTCTTCCCGTTCGTCTTCGGGCCGCAGTGGGACCAGGCGGGTTACTTCGCCCAGGCCATCACGCCGTGGATGTTTATGCTGGTCATGACCTCGCCCATTTCGAACATCTTCATCATCACCGACACGCAAAACTGGTTGCTGGCTTTCTCCGTGATCTACACGGCCGCCACGCTCGGCGTGCTTGCACTCTCGCCGTGGTCGATGCTGGCCACGGTGTGGGTCATGTCCTTGGTCAATACCGCCTTGTTGGCAATGATGCTGGCGGTGGCGGTGGCGGCCGCGCTCAGGTTCGACCGGCGCGGCGATCGACGCCGCGAACCGTTAGCTTAA
- a CDS encoding acyltransferase, with translation MANARIVDSADVSDQATIGDGSSVWHLAQVRENAVIGNNCVIGRGAYIGEGVVMGDNCKVQNYALVYEPAKLADGVFIGPAVVLTNDHYPRAINPDGTLKSAADWERVGVTIGTGAAVGARSVCVAPVTIGEWSLVAAGSVVTRDVPPHALVAGVPAKQTGWVGHAGVKLEDNGDGTWTCPATGETYEEFEKTIRKVVQ, from the coding sequence TTGGCGATGGATCCAGCGTGTGGCATCTCGCCCAAGTCCGCGAGAATGCTGTAATTGGTAACAATTGTGTGATCGGCCGCGGCGCCTACATCGGCGAGGGCGTTGTCATGGGTGATAACTGCAAAGTGCAAAACTATGCGCTCGTCTACGAACCGGCCAAGCTCGCCGACGGCGTCTTCATTGGCCCCGCAGTGGTCCTCACGAACGATCATTATCCGCGTGCCATCAATCCAGATGGCACGCTGAAGTCTGCCGCTGACTGGGAACGGGTGGGCGTCACGATAGGAACGGGAGCGGCGGTCGGCGCGCGCTCGGTGTGCGTGGCTCCTGTGACGATCGGCGAATGGTCGCTTGTGGCGGCCGGTTCCGTGGTGACGCGAGATGTTCCGCCACACGCCCTGGTGGCGGGCGTTCCCGCCAAACAGACGGGCTGGGTCGGACATGCCGGCGTCAAGCTCGAAGACAACGGCGATGGAACATGGACCTGCCCGGCCACCGGCGAAACCTACGAAGAATTTGAAAAGACAATCCGAAAGGTTGTTCAGTGA
- a CDS encoding DegT/DnrJ/EryC1/StrS family aminotransferase — MEREMIPAAKPIIGADERAAVDAVLASGMLAQGAEVASFEEEFASQLTPGAEAVAVNSGTSALHIGLLAAGIGAGDEVIVPSFTFAATGNSVALTGATPVFADIEPDHFCLDPDSIRASITANTKGIMPVHLYGHPANMAEISKIADEFGLQIFEDAAQAHGASLHGQMVGTFGSFAGFSLYPTKNMTSGEGGMITTQDPEVARRARLLRNQGMEVQYQNELVGLNNRMTNIHAAIGRVQLRKLAGWTRTRQENAAFLDAHLEGVVTPPVAEGAVHVYHQYTIRVAEDRDGFANALREEHKVGCGVYYPIPNHRLPSLAHFAPGVELPNTEAAAKQVISLPVHPSLSQADLDRIVEAVNAVAKAGA, encoded by the coding sequence ATGGAACGAGAGATGATTCCGGCGGCCAAGCCGATCATAGGCGCCGATGAGCGCGCCGCTGTTGACGCGGTCTTGGCCTCTGGCATGTTGGCGCAGGGCGCTGAGGTTGCCTCCTTTGAGGAGGAGTTTGCGAGCCAGCTAACCCCAGGCGCCGAGGCGGTGGCAGTGAACTCCGGCACGTCCGCCCTGCACATCGGCCTGCTGGCGGCGGGCATCGGTGCAGGCGACGAAGTCATCGTGCCGTCCTTCACCTTCGCTGCGACGGGCAACTCGGTGGCCCTCACGGGTGCCACACCCGTCTTTGCGGATATTGAACCGGATCACTTTTGCCTCGACCCGGACTCGATTCGCGCCTCCATCACCGCGAACACCAAGGGCATCATGCCGGTTCACCTCTACGGCCATCCGGCCAATATGGCAGAGATTAGCAAGATCGCTGACGAGTTCGGCCTGCAGATTTTTGAAGACGCCGCCCAGGCTCACGGTGCCTCGCTGCACGGCCAGATGGTGGGCACCTTCGGTTCTTTCGCGGGCTTCTCGCTCTATCCCACGAAGAACATGACCTCCGGAGAGGGCGGCATGATCACCACCCAGGATCCCGAGGTGGCGCGCCGCGCCCGCCTCTTGCGCAACCAGGGTATGGAGGTTCAGTACCAAAACGAGTTGGTCGGCCTCAACAACCGCATGACCAACATTCACGCCGCAATCGGGCGTGTTCAGCTGCGCAAACTCGCAGGCTGGACGCGGACTCGCCAGGAGAACGCAGCCTTCCTCGACGCCCACCTCGAGGGCGTCGTCACCCCGCCAGTGGCTGAAGGCGCCGTCCACGTCTACCACCAGTACACCATCCGGGTCGCCGAGGATCGTGACGGTTTTGCGAACGCCCTGCGCGAGGAGCACAAGGTCGGATGTGGCGTCTACTACCCGATTCCGAACCACCGCCTGCCGTCGCTGGCCCACTTCGCTCCGGGCGTGGAGCTCCCGAACACCGAGGCCGCCGCCAAGCAGGTCATCTCCCTTCCGGTTCACCCCTCGCTCAGCCAGGCCGACCTCGATCGCATCGTGGAGGCGGTCAACGCTGTCGCAAAGGCAGGTGCCTGA
- a CDS encoding Gfo/Idh/MocA family protein has translation MTLRYGLIGLGSMGRHHARNIRALAGAELVAVADPYGDKFGVAGDLEVLPDVDALIDAGIDAAMVAVPTGQHAEVALKLAAAGVHTMVEKPLASTIEEGKALVAAFEDAGLVGAVGYVERCNPALLEMRRRIAEGQLGKVYQITTRRQSPFPARIADVGVVKDLATHDVDLTAWVAGSQYAVISAQTAHRADREYEDLVTASGKLANGVLVNHLVNWLTPYKERQTVVLGEHGALVADTTMGDLTFYENGSLPLGWDQISAFRGVSEGQVIRYALEKREPLAVEHEHFRDAVLGKACEHVTMREALTTMEVVQAMLDSAAHDGEVVRF, from the coding sequence ATGACTCTGCGCTATGGGCTCATCGGTCTGGGATCGATGGGCCGCCACCACGCGCGCAACATTCGCGCACTCGCGGGTGCCGAGCTCGTCGCCGTCGCCGACCCGTACGGCGACAAGTTTGGTGTGGCTGGCGATCTGGAGGTCCTGCCTGACGTCGACGCGCTGATTGACGCCGGCATCGACGCCGCGATGGTGGCCGTTCCCACCGGGCAACACGCCGAGGTGGCGCTCAAGTTGGCGGCTGCCGGTGTTCACACGATGGTGGAAAAGCCCCTGGCCTCGACGATCGAGGAAGGCAAGGCGCTCGTTGCGGCTTTCGAAGACGCCGGCCTGGTGGGGGCGGTCGGTTACGTCGAGCGGTGCAACCCGGCTCTGCTGGAGATGCGTCGCCGCATCGCCGAAGGCCAGCTCGGCAAGGTCTACCAGATCACTACTCGCCGCCAGTCGCCCTTCCCGGCGCGCATCGCCGACGTGGGCGTGGTGAAGGATCTCGCGACCCACGACGTCGACCTGACGGCCTGGGTGGCAGGGTCCCAGTACGCTGTCATCTCGGCACAGACGGCTCATCGCGCCGATCGCGAGTACGAGGATCTGGTCACGGCGTCGGGCAAGCTGGCCAACGGCGTGCTGGTCAACCACCTCGTGAATTGGCTCACGCCTTACAAGGAGCGTCAGACGGTGGTGCTCGGTGAGCACGGCGCACTCGTCGCAGATACGACGATGGGCGACTTGACGTTCTACGAAAATGGCTCGCTGCCCCTGGGTTGGGATCAGATTAGCGCATTCCGCGGCGTGTCCGAGGGGCAGGTCATTCGCTATGCCCTAGAAAAGCGTGAGCCGCTTGCCGTGGAGCACGAGCATTTCCGCGACGCGGTTCTCGGCAAGGCCTGCGAGCACGTGACCATGCGGGAGGCGCTGACAACCATGGAAGTGGTTCAGGCGATGCTCGATTCCGCGGCTCACGACGGCGAGGTCGTCAGGTTCTAG
- the wecB gene encoding non-hydrolyzing UDP-N-acetylglucosamine 2-epimerase, producing the protein MQILSVVGARPQFVKLAPIAHECERRGLTHTIVHTGQHYDPLLSDVFFKELNIAAPDEHLGVGSLSHGAQTGAMLAKLDDIFDKYRPDWVLVYGDTNSTLAAAVSAVKLHYPIAHLEAGLRSFNRAMPEEHNRVLTDHAADLLLAPTQVAAQHLAREGLAARTVVVGDVMTDVLFTELGKLDPGYSPITAELSLDHYLLATIHRAENTDDAQRLAAIVASLQQAPVPVVILAHPRLLAKCARHGIDLEGGSLFVHAPLPYRDLLASAMHAQGIVTDSGGLQKEAFLMRVPCTTVRTETEWVETVELGWNVLAEPGQELAAALARPLPEPTDATPYGTGDAARRVVAELLQGTV; encoded by the coding sequence ATGCAGATTCTAAGCGTGGTTGGCGCACGCCCCCAATTCGTCAAGCTAGCTCCTATCGCACACGAGTGCGAACGCAGGGGACTCACACACACGATTGTCCACACCGGGCAGCATTACGATCCACTGCTGTCCGATGTTTTCTTCAAGGAGCTTAATATCGCAGCGCCCGACGAACATCTCGGTGTGGGCTCGCTCTCCCACGGCGCCCAGACGGGTGCCATGCTGGCAAAACTTGACGACATCTTCGACAAGTACCGCCCGGATTGGGTGCTCGTCTACGGAGACACCAACTCCACGCTCGCCGCCGCCGTCAGCGCCGTCAAGCTCCACTACCCCATCGCCCATCTTGAAGCGGGCCTGCGATCGTTCAACCGCGCAATGCCCGAGGAACACAATCGAGTCCTCACCGACCACGCGGCTGACCTCCTCCTCGCCCCCACTCAAGTCGCAGCGCAGCATCTGGCGCGCGAGGGACTCGCCGCGCGCACCGTCGTCGTCGGCGATGTCATGACGGACGTGCTGTTTACGGAACTGGGCAAGCTGGACCCAGGCTATTCGCCCATCACGGCCGAGCTCAGTCTCGATCATTACCTGCTCGCAACGATTCACCGCGCTGAAAACACCGACGACGCACAGCGCCTTGCCGCGATCGTCGCCTCTCTCCAGCAGGCCCCGGTTCCGGTCGTGATCCTCGCCCATCCACGCCTACTGGCCAAGTGTGCAAGGCACGGCATCGACCTCGAAGGCGGCAGCCTCTTCGTCCACGCGCCTTTGCCCTACAGGGATTTGCTCGCGAGCGCCATGCACGCCCAGGGCATCGTCACCGATTCGGGCGGCTTGCAAAAGGAAGCGTTCCTCATGCGGGTGCCGTGTACGACGGTGCGCACAGAGACGGAGTGGGTGGAGACGGTCGAGCTGGGTTGGAACGTGCTCGCTGAGCCAGGACAAGAACTCGCGGCCGCGCTAGCGCGCCCGCTGCCTGAACCCACCGACGCTACTCCCTACGGCACGGGGGATGCCGCCCGGCGCGTCGTCGCCGAGCTGCTACAAGGCACCGTCTGA
- a CDS encoding glycosyltransferase family 4 protein has translation MRIVMVTPWFPTSKNPTSGSFVVKDCQAILAEGADLTIVHLVSPRFDDHTRALMVEGVRTVRIPMATNNPLSIARARLALRPYIAGADVVHTQAISAIEPFVLRGPGKPWLHTEHWSGLSNPHSLPASWQKIQPLLARLERLPDVVVAVNEYLAAPIRQIRGDKPVAVIPCQVPSPARLSPRRSEREPLRLISTGALVERKRPLLAVRTVAELNSRGKRASLLWLGDGPLRPDVEALATRLGVDLELPGHVTPAQVQEALGKADLFLGPTDGENFFVSAAEAIVNGRPLVVGSAGGHGEYIDARVGELVDGDSASDYADAILRVEERSADLSAADIAATIGERFSPTSIARSYIDLYTRLGTCPR, from the coding sequence ATGCGCATTGTCATGGTTACGCCCTGGTTTCCTACGTCAAAGAACCCCACTTCTGGCTCCTTCGTTGTGAAAGACTGCCAGGCTATCCTCGCTGAGGGCGCCGACCTCACAATTGTTCACCTGGTCTCACCGCGCTTCGATGACCATACGCGGGCGCTCATGGTCGAAGGTGTGCGCACGGTGCGCATCCCGATGGCGACGAACAACCCGCTGTCCATCGCCCGCGCCCGGCTCGCGCTTCGCCCATATATCGCTGGAGCCGACGTCGTACACACCCAGGCGATCTCCGCCATTGAGCCCTTTGTTCTGCGCGGCCCAGGAAAGCCGTGGCTACACACCGAACACTGGTCCGGGCTGTCCAATCCACACAGTCTGCCCGCAAGCTGGCAAAAGATTCAGCCCCTTCTGGCGCGGTTGGAGAGGTTGCCCGACGTCGTCGTGGCCGTCAACGAGTACCTCGCCGCACCCATTAGGCAGATCCGTGGGGACAAGCCCGTCGCCGTCATCCCCTGCCAGGTTCCCTCCCCCGCACGCTTAAGTCCCCGGCGCAGCGAGCGCGAGCCGTTGCGCCTGATCTCGACCGGCGCGCTCGTAGAACGCAAACGCCCCCTGCTCGCGGTGCGGACTGTCGCGGAGTTGAACTCACGCGGCAAAAGAGCCAGCCTCCTGTGGCTCGGCGACGGCCCCCTTCGCCCCGACGTCGAAGCGTTGGCTACCCGCCTGGGCGTGGACCTCGAGTTGCCCGGCCACGTCACCCCCGCCCAGGTGCAGGAGGCGCTCGGGAAGGCCGACCTCTTCCTGGGCCCCACCGATGGGGAGAACTTCTTCGTCTCAGCTGCCGAGGCCATCGTCAATGGCCGACCGCTCGTCGTCGGTTCAGCCGGCGGCCACGGCGAATACATCGACGCGCGAGTGGGCGAGCTCGTCGATGGGGACTCGGCCAGCGATTATGCCGATGCCATCTTGCGCGTCGAGGAGAGATCAGCCGACCTTTCCGCTGCGGACATCGCGGCTACCATCGGGGAGCGTTTCTCCCCCACGAGCATCGCCCGCTCCTACATCGATCTGTATACGAGGCTTGGCACATGCCCGCGATGA
- a CDS encoding DUF6541 family protein, whose amino-acid sequence MSVWLAEAWRFFALLAVFYLPGFVLAHIVHNRQGLFLRLAIAPAWTAGIVGLLTIIYGEIDVAWTVWSALPGFAIAFALAIAARALFPRSGEATPTDQRSPRWWQPALAALIFGLIAGLPILTTIPPDGIVQGGDSQFHIGLLWQIEHDGVASPLSASAAMMGLDRHASFYPTAWHAMSALVTSGSQHALTTANVMLLVAPVLWIFSTMALTWALTKDQRTMWWALAACALVPMALIRLELITTLWPFVVGMSIMPGALAMLVAQLREVRGVWRTSPGRVALMAACWTIPALGLAIFHPSTFLPAAAAIWLCAIVVALQRLWRCLLWREFARLTAWLGGLAFLIIGPQLVYNSPYASLLQLHREPQVSFKGIPAKLIAAVKMSSLDGALSTAVFHVAVLIISVCAAVTIWWWRRNYRFLVVAWVAQVLLVLACLFPVPIFNRLTSLYYNVAVRALVGEAVFLVPMLAVAATVWASALACRTTRRGLPAWKASALVFLVATSLSFYENARAAHQMVYPNPGDVRFLASQPEIAMIKRAKSLPEDAFILGDPAAGASFLEVVAGRRVVFPYPGLDFGEENTLLVQHFRDIHFNPEVCHIVRKHGITHFYADRPGWYNSSFTSERRPGLYHVDTTRGFTLIDRGGTASLYRIDMCTDPTWVYDAPPPPPRPGDFDPRPGHPSIL is encoded by the coding sequence ATGTCGGTGTGGCTGGCGGAGGCGTGGCGGTTTTTCGCCCTCCTCGCCGTGTTCTACCTGCCCGGATTCGTTCTCGCACACATCGTCCATAACAGGCAGGGTCTGTTTCTCCGTCTAGCTATTGCCCCGGCGTGGACCGCGGGAATAGTGGGACTCTTGACAATCATTTACGGCGAAATCGACGTGGCCTGGACGGTGTGGAGCGCGCTGCCAGGTTTTGCCATTGCTTTCGCCCTGGCCATAGCCGCGCGCGCCCTGTTCCCCCGCAGTGGCGAGGCCACCCCCACTGATCAGCGATCGCCGCGATGGTGGCAACCCGCGCTCGCTGCGCTGATATTCGGCCTTATCGCAGGACTGCCGATTCTCACGACGATTCCTCCGGACGGAATCGTCCAAGGCGGCGATTCGCAATTCCACATCGGCTTGCTGTGGCAAATTGAGCACGACGGCGTCGCCTCACCGCTTTCCGCAAGCGCGGCAATGATGGGATTGGATCGGCACGCGAGCTTTTATCCCACGGCCTGGCACGCGATGAGTGCTCTTGTGACGTCAGGCTCGCAGCACGCGCTCACGACCGCCAACGTCATGCTACTCGTAGCGCCGGTCCTGTGGATCTTCTCGACCATGGCACTGACCTGGGCTTTAACGAAGGATCAGCGAACGATGTGGTGGGCGCTCGCCGCCTGCGCGCTCGTGCCGATGGCACTAATCAGGCTCGAGCTCATCACCACTCTGTGGCCATTCGTAGTCGGCATGTCTATCATGCCGGGTGCGCTCGCAATGCTCGTGGCTCAGTTGCGTGAGGTCCGGGGAGTCTGGAGGACGAGTCCAGGCCGCGTGGCGCTCATGGCTGCCTGTTGGACAATTCCCGCGCTCGGACTGGCTATTTTCCACCCCTCGACTTTCCTGCCGGCTGCTGCAGCCATCTGGCTTTGCGCCATCGTCGTCGCGCTACAGCGGCTTTGGCGCTGCTTGCTGTGGCGCGAATTTGCGCGGCTGACGGCGTGGCTGGGCGGGCTTGCCTTCCTCATCATCGGGCCTCAACTCGTCTACAACTCTCCCTACGCTTCGTTGCTGCAGCTCCACCGCGAGCCGCAAGTCTCATTTAAAGGGATCCCTGCCAAACTCATCGCCGCAGTGAAGATGTCCTCGCTCGACGGCGCCCTGAGCACGGCGGTTTTTCACGTCGCGGTCCTCATCATCAGTGTCTGTGCCGCGGTGACCATCTGGTGGTGGCGTCGCAACTACCGATTCCTCGTGGTGGCCTGGGTGGCCCAAGTCCTGCTAGTGCTCGCCTGTCTGTTCCCCGTTCCGATCTTTAACCGGCTCACCTCGTTGTACTACAACGTGGCGGTGCGCGCATTGGTCGGTGAAGCGGTCTTCCTCGTGCCGATGCTGGCGGTGGCTGCAACGGTCTGGGCCAGCGCCTTAGCCTGCAGAACCACACGCCGTGGCCTACCTGCCTGGAAAGCATCCGCCCTCGTCTTCCTGGTCGCGACGAGCCTATCCTTCTACGAAAATGCTCGCGCCGCCCACCAGATGGTCTACCCAAATCCAGGTGACGTGCGTTTTCTCGCAAGCCAGCCCGAAATCGCGATGATTAAGCGGGCTAAGTCACTGCCCGAGGACGCGTTCATCCTCGGCGACCCGGCGGCTGGGGCCTCCTTCCTGGAGGTCGTTGCCGGACGGCGAGTCGTCTTCCCTTACCCAGGGCTAGATTTTGGTGAGGAGAACACACTCCTCGTTCAACACTTCCGTGACATCCACTTCAACCCCGAGGTGTGCCACATCGTGCGCAAGCACGGCATCACGCACTTCTATGCAGACCGCCCCGGATGGTACAACTCGAGCTTCACCTCTGAGCGCCGCCCGGGACTGTACCACGTGGACACAACGCGGGGTTTTACGCTCATTGACCGCGGCGGGACGGCGTCGTTATACCGTATCGATATGTGTACGGATCCCACGTGGGTCTACGATGCGCCTCCGCCGCCCCCGCGGCCAGGAGACTTCGATCCGCGACCCGGCCATCCTTCGATTCTGTAG